The sequence ACCACGGCGGCCGGATTGGCGAGGCGCGTCACCGCGCCGACTCGCTCCACCCACGCCGCGAACTCCTCGGCGCGCCAGCTGTAGTCCCAGGTCGAGCGTATGACGACGAGATCATGGTCACCCCAGTCGGCGTCCGGGTCGTCCCAGTACCGGCTGTCCGCCTCGGCCCCCGCCTCCCGCAGGGCCCGCACCAGTACCGGCAGGTCGCTGTCCTTGCTCGGCTCGGCTCCGGGGTCGTAGGTGGCGAGTGCTATGCGGGGCACGCCGGTCTCCCTGTCGTACGACGGTTCGATCAGCGGCGAGGCTAACAAGCGCCCGGGGAACCGGAACAGCCCATTTGACCTTCCCCTTCGGGGAAGCCCCAGCATCGGTGGCGGAAGCGAGGAACGCGAGATTCCCAGGACGCCGAGGTACTCATGGAGCTGCTGACGATCGGGGCCTTCGCCAAGGCGAGCAGGCTGTCACCGAAGGCCCTGCGGCTCTACGACGAGCTGGAGCTGCTGCGGCCCGCCCGGGTCGACCCGGACACCGGCTACCGGTACTACGCCGTGGAGCAGTTGGAGCGGGCCCGGCTCGTCGCCTGGCTGCGGCGGCTGGGCATGCCCCTGGCGGAGATCCGCGGGGTGTGCGCCCTCGACGCGGCGGGTGCCGCGGCGGAGATCCGGGCGTACTGGGCGCGTGTCGAGGCCGAGACCGCCGTACGGCGGGATCTTGCCGCGTTCCTCGTCGACCAGCTGACCGGAGAGTCGAGAAGGGACCACACCACCATGCTGGAACTGCGATATTCCGCCCATTCCGACCGTGGGCACGTCCGTCCGGCCAACCAGGACACCGTGTACGCGGGCCGCAGGCTGCTCGCCGTCGCCGACGGCTGCGGGCCGGCGGGGGCGCTCGCGAGCAGCACCGCCGTGGAGGCCCTGAAGTTCCTGGACGAGGGCGAGGAACTGGCGGCGGGCAGTGTGCTGAACCTCCTGGAGGAGGCCGTGCGGGGCGCGAACGAGGCGATAGGGGATCTGGCGGGCGACGGGGAGGAGGCCGTCGGCAGCACGCTGACCGCTCTGCTGTGGACGGGATCGAAGCTGGCGCTCGTGCACATCGGGGACTCGCGGGCGTATCTGCTGCGGGACGGTGAACTTTTCCGGATCACCCACGACCACAGTGTCGTGCAGTCCCTGCTCGACGAGGGGCGGTTGACGCCGGAGGAGGCCGAGAGCCATCCGCAGCGGGCTCTGCTGCTGAAGGCTCTGGGCGGGGGTACGCCACCGGCTCCGGATCTTCGGCTGCACGAGGCTCTCGCCGGTGACCGGTATCTGCTGTGCTCCGACGGGCTGACCAGGGTTGTCCCGGACTCACGGATCAAAGAGCTGCTCGGTGGGGAGGATGCCGTTCATGCGCTGGTCGACGAGGCGAATGCGGCGGGCGGTCCTGACAATGTGAGCTGTGTGGTCGCCGACGTCGTTTCACCCACCCGTCCGCCCGTGACTGCCGGGTAGCAGTGGCTGCCGGGTAGAAGTGGCTGTATGGCGATTCTCGGCACCGATTCGTACACCGGCATCGACGGACTCCCGCCCCTCGTACGGGATGCCCTGACCGCCGCCCGCGCCTCCGGCTTCGCCCACTCCTGCCGTCCCGAACAGGGCCGCCTGCTGCACGCCTTGGCGGGCGGCGCCCCGGCGCGGATCGGTGAGACCGGGACCGGGCTGGGGGTGGGGCTGGCCTGGCTGGCCTCGGGGGCGGGGCGGGGGGTGCGGCTGTACAGCGTGGAGCGGGATCCGGAGCGGGCGCGGGCGGCGGCCGGGGTCTTCGCCGGTCGTCCCGAGGTCACGGTGCTGTGCGGCGACTGGCGGCGGATCGAGGCGTACGGGCCCTTCGATCTGCTCGTGCTCGACGGCGGCGGGCAGGGGAAGGCGGCCGCGGACCCGCCCGCCGACGTCGAGCGGCTGCTCGTGCCCGGCGGGACGGTCGTCGTCGACGACTTCACCCCGGCGACCGGCCGGCCGCCGCTGCACGAGGGTGCCCCGGACCTCCCCCGACTGCACTGGCTGGCGCATCCCGCCCTCCGCGCGACCGAACTGCGCCTCGCGCCCGACCTGAGCACGGTCGTGGGGACGAGGGTCCTGGTGTAGGAATTGTGCTGTCGTCCCCCGAGTTCCGGGAGTCCTCCGAGACTTCCGACAGCTTTCTCCGACAGCTAAGGAG is a genomic window of Streptomyces griseochromogenes containing:
- a CDS encoding MerR family transcriptional regulator; this encodes MELLTIGAFAKASRLSPKALRLYDELELLRPARVDPDTGYRYYAVEQLERARLVAWLRRLGMPLAEIRGVCALDAAGAAAEIRAYWARVEAETAVRRDLAAFLVDQLTGESRRDHTTMLELRYSAHSDRGHVRPANQDTVYAGRRLLAVADGCGPAGALASSTAVEALKFLDEGEELAAGSVLNLLEEAVRGANEAIGDLAGDGEEAVGSTLTALLWTGSKLALVHIGDSRAYLLRDGELFRITHDHSVVQSLLDEGRLTPEEAESHPQRALLLKALGGGTPPAPDLRLHEALAGDRYLLCSDGLTRVVPDSRIKELLGGEDAVHALVDEANAAGGPDNVSCVVADVVSPTRPPVTAG
- a CDS encoding O-methyltransferase, producing the protein MAILGTDSYTGIDGLPPLVRDALTAARASGFAHSCRPEQGRLLHALAGGAPARIGETGTGLGVGLAWLASGAGRGVRLYSVERDPERARAAAGVFAGRPEVTVLCGDWRRIEAYGPFDLLVLDGGGQGKAAADPPADVERLLVPGGTVVVDDFTPATGRPPLHEGAPDLPRLHWLAHPALRATELRLAPDLSTVVGTRVLV